The proteins below are encoded in one region of Phaseolus vulgaris cultivar G19833 chromosome 1, P. vulgaris v2.0, whole genome shotgun sequence:
- the LOC137815620 gene encoding uncharacterized protein, giving the protein MEMMQGLQEAMAAARTKQERIQINLAASQARNEELHRTNEELRRELRNQARDRKVEEQEGATPPREFPMPFSQAIMDAVIPATFVGPKATFIGMEDPEAHLTAFHTQMILVGGSDELSKLFREQYIANRAAPPNSYDLFDVRQYQDVSLKEFVNIFGAQVVKVNTKDETMIIHAFRKGICLGPFSESLIRSHPKTFAEIRRRAVAHITAEGEVNEKHTCVVPTRPRAPTRAQPMRVHEAATEKRSHGKKQPYEPRKPQKDLIAVPNIAERLRTPPKSDKKLGPHKEAWCEFHKVFSHPISNCLALGHQLDELVKSGFLNDYLAEPEGTETPTASGEDQGHEMPVHGEIHTISGGFSGGGSTASQHKRYARSVMSVEVQAVNDVLDVDLTFTKADLRDIVPHDNEPVVIYVVTAGRKVHRVLVNQGSSADVMFCSTFNKLQLSPDQLRPYTGCLYGFAGDQVKVQGHLELRTTFTDGFASRTENIRYLVVNASSAYNVLLGRPALNRLRAVASTRHMKMKLPDLSGKVITINSDQQEANKCYENSLKTKRGVFMVTERPPSRDGDARTGISRVESARERRPEPAEDIVETQIGGRTFKLGK; this is encoded by the exons ATGGAGATGATGCAGGGCCTTcaagaagcaatggcagcgGCAAGAACTAAGCAAGAACGCATTCAGATTAATCTGGCTGCGTCGCAAGCAAGAAACGAAGAGCTACACCGAACCAATGAGGAGTTGCGGCGTGAGTTGCGGAATCAGGCAAGGGATCGAAAGGTGGAGGAGCAAGAGGGTGCTACGCCTCCTAGAGAATTCCCAATGCCTTTCTCGCAGGCGATTATGGATGCTGTGATACCAGCTACGTTCGTGGGACCAAAAGCCACATTCATTGGgatggaggatccagaggctcatcttaCAGCtttccatacacagatgataCTGGTTGGTGGTTCTGATGAG TTGTCAAAGTTGTTCAGGGAACAGTACATTGCGAATCGCGCTGCCCCACCAAATTCTTACGATCTTTTCGacgtaaggcagtaccaggATGTGTCGCTGAAGGAGTTTGTTAACATTTTTGGGGCGCAAGTGGTGAAGGTTAACACCAAGGACGAGACGATGATAATTCATGCGTTCAGAAAGGGGATTTGTCTAGGGCCTTTCAGTGAATCACTCATCAGAAGCCACCCCAAAACCTTTGCTGAGATCAGACGTcgtgcggtggctcacatcacAGCGGAAGGGGAAGTGAATGAGAAGCACACTTGTGTTGTTCCCACGCGCCCACGTGCGCCAACGCGTGCGCAGCCCATGAGAGTGCATGAGGCCGCAACGGAGAAGAGGAGCCATGGGAAGAAGCAACCCTATGAACCCAGGAAGCCTCAG AAAGATCTGATagccgtgcccaacatagcagaAAGGTTGAGGACACCACCTAAGTCTGACAAGAAGTTGGGACCTCACAAGGAGgcttggtgtgagtttcacaAAGTGTTTAGTCACCCCATTAGCAACtgcttggcgttgggacaccagttggatgagctggtgaagagtgggttcctaaatgactatttggcGGAGCCAGAGGGGACTGAGACCCCAACAGCGTCAGGAGAGGATCAGGGGCATGAAATGCCCGTTCATGGTGAAATCCACACCATCTcggggggtttctcaggtggaggGAGTACTGCCTCTCAGCACAAGAGGTATGcacgatcggtgatgtcagtggaggTGCAAGCAGTGAATGACGTGCTCGATGTCGACCTTACTTTCACAAAGGCCGATCTTCGAGATATCGTTCCTCACGACAATGAACCTGTGGTGATTTATGTTGTAACCgcgggaaggaaggtgcaccgaGTGTTAGTGAACCAAGGCAGCTCGGCGGATGTGATGTTTTGTTCCACCTTTAATAAGCTGCAGTTGTCTCCCGATCAGCTGAGGCCATACACTGGGTGCTTGTATGGCTTCGCAGGGGACCAGGTGAAGGTACAGGGGCATTTGGAGCTGAGGACAACCTTCACGGATGGCTTTGCATCCCGCACGGAGAACATAAGGTACTTGGTGGTTAACGCTTCCTCAGCCTATAAtgttctgttgggaagaccagcTTTGAATAGGCTAAGGGCGGTAGCATcaacacgccacatgaagatgaagttgccggACTTGAGCGGGAAGGTGATAACCATCAACTCGGATCAGCAAGAGGCTAATAAGTGCTACGAGAACAGCCTCAAGACCAAGAGGGGGGTGTTCATGGTTACAGAGCGCCCACCCAGCAGAGACGGGGACGCCCGCACAGGGATCTCCCGCGTAGAAAGCGCTCGGGAGAGGCGACCCGAGCCAGCAGAGGACATTGTGGAGACACAGATCGGGGGTAGAACGTTTAAGCTTGGTAAGTAa
- the LOC137813697 gene encoding F-box/kelch-repeat protein At3g27150, with protein sequence MIYYDMTRKKALPVSTFVSGFCFSHSAKKMRVVELSPSGGNGSSTTEDEPLPQDADYSNVLTISDELETSILARFPRSQHWKLCSLNKRFLGLARSGEIYKIRKELGLKEPSVFMLASGESNWWGMEWPFMSSRKLPPIQSDYNFEFGDKESFCAGSHLLVSGKEIDGAVTWRFDSTNNEWLKGPSMINPRCLFASATSGAIAFVAGGDDATYTQVLDSAEMYNSESQRWKPLPRMNKRRRFCSGCFMDSKFYVLGGRDEHKRNLTCGEFFDGKTNSWNLIPDMWKGIPLFDSQSPPLLAVVNNELYTLDASSNELKAYMKGSNSWKTLGVVPVRADAQRGWGVAFKSLGDELLVIGAPSVPHRERAMCMYTGSPDPAGEKFRWRQIGCSSIQLSHFIRNCAVMWT encoded by the coding sequence ATGATCTATTATGATATGACCAGAAAAAAAGCATTACCTGTCTCAACCTTTGTTAGTGGCTTTTGTTTCAGTCATAGTGCGAAAAAGATGAGAGTTGTGGAGTTATCACCCTCAGGTGGCAATGGTTCCTCTACTACTGAAGATGAACCTTTACCTCAGGATGCAGATTATAGTAATGTTCTGACTATTAGTGACGAGCTAGAGACTTCAATCTTGGCAAGATTTCCAAGGTCACAGCATTGGAAATTGTGCTCTCTAAACAAGCGGTTCTTGGGGCTAGCGAGGAGTGGCGAGATCTACAAAATCAGGAAAGAGTTGGGACTGAAAGAACCATCTGTGTTTATGTTAGCTAGTGGAGAAAGCAATTGGTGGGGAATGGAGTGGCCTTTCATGTCAAGCAGGAAGCTCCCTCCTATTCAATCAGATTATAATTTTGAGTTTGGAGACAAGGAGTCATTCTGTGCAGGATCCCACCTATTAGTCTCAGGCAAGGAGATTGATGGGGCTGTAACTTGGAGGTTTGATTCAACAAATAATGAATGGCTCAAAGGGCCATCTATGATAAACCCAAGGTGTCTTTTTGCATCAGCCACATCTGGTGCTATTGCTTTTGTTGCTGGGGGTGATGATGCAACATACACCCAAGTTTTGGATTCTGCTGAGATGTACAACTCTGAAAGCCAGCGTTGGAAGCCCCTACCAAGGATGAACAAAAGGAGGAGGTTTTGCTCAGGTTGCTTCATGGATAGCAAGTTCTATGTCCTTGGAGGGCGAGATGAGCATAAGAGGAACCTCACTTGTGGCGAATTCTTTGATGGGAAGACAAACAGTTGGAACTTGATTCCTGACATGTGGAAGGGTATTCCTCTTTTTGATTCACAGTCTCCACCTCTTCTTGCTGTTGTCAACAATGAGTTGTACACACTGGATGCTTCTTCAAATGAGCTGAAAGCGTATATGAAGGGAAGCAATTCATGGAAAACTTTGGGAGTGGTTCCTGTGAGAGCTGATGCACAAAGAGGTTGGGGTGTGGCTTTTAAATCTCTTGGTGATGAGTTGCTTGTGATTGGTGCACCTTCTGTGCCACACAGAGAGCGAGCCATGTGTATGTACACTGGTTCTCCTGATCCTGCTGGTGAGAAATTCAGGTGGAGGCAAATTGGATGTAGCAGCATTCAGCTCAGTCACTTTATCCGCAATTGTGCTGTGATGTGGACCTGA